A single genomic interval of Theropithecus gelada isolate Dixy chromosome 16, Tgel_1.0, whole genome shotgun sequence harbors:
- the CCL5 gene encoding C-C motif chemokine 5, which produces MKVSVAALAVILVATALCAPASASPHASDTTPCCFAYIARPLPRAHIKEYFYTSGKCSNPAVVFVTRKNRQVCANPEKKWVREYINSLEMS; this is translated from the exons ATGAAGGTCTCCGTGGCTGCCCTCGCTGTCATCCTCGTTGCTACAGCCCTCTGTGCTCCTGCATCTGCCTCCCCAC aTGCCTCAGACACCACACCCTGCTGCTTTGCCTACATTGCCCGCCCACTGCCCCGTGCCCACATCAAGGAGTATTTCTACACGAGTGGCAAGTGCTCCAACCCAGCAGTCGT CTTTGTCACCCGAAAGAATCGCCAAGTGTGTGCCAACCCAGAGAAGAAATGGGTTCGGGAGTACATCAACTCTTTGGAGATGAGCTAG